A stretch of Imperialibacter roseus DNA encodes these proteins:
- a CDS encoding polysaccharide biosynthesis/export family protein, producing the protein MFKMDEEFTESDLKQAVSLAEKNYQIKKDDYLRLDVFTNGGERIVDPNFELRQGMTNQNMQNTRQFVYLVRQDGLVKLPMVGDVDILGMTIYEAEQKLQALYSEHYIDPYVVLRYENRRVIVLGANGGQVIPLVNENTSLIEVIALSGGINQGAKSQTVRLIRGNLNNPEVYMIDLSTVSGMRSSIVRLEPGDIVYIDPWRRVWIESLRDVSPILSLITGVITLALVVKSINLN; encoded by the coding sequence ATGTTCAAGATGGACGAGGAGTTCACCGAATCAGACCTCAAGCAGGCAGTTTCTTTGGCAGAGAAGAATTATCAGATAAAGAAAGACGACTATCTGAGGTTAGATGTGTTCACCAACGGAGGCGAAAGAATTGTTGATCCAAATTTTGAGCTTCGCCAGGGCATGACGAATCAGAACATGCAAAATACCCGTCAGTTCGTTTATTTGGTCAGGCAGGATGGTCTGGTGAAACTACCCATGGTTGGAGATGTCGATATCCTCGGCATGACTATATACGAAGCAGAACAAAAACTTCAGGCACTTTATAGTGAGCACTATATAGACCCTTATGTTGTATTGCGTTACGAAAACAGGAGGGTGATTGTGCTTGGCGCCAACGGCGGACAGGTGATTCCGCTGGTCAATGAAAATACTTCACTCATTGAGGTGATTGCTTTGTCGGGAGGAATTAATCAGGGGGCTAAAAGTCAGACTGTACGGCTAATTAGGGGGAACCTGAACAACCCAGAGGTATACATGATCGATTTGTCAACCGTTAGTGGAATGCGATCATCTATTGTGAGGCTGGAGCCAGGCGACATCGTCTATATTGACCCGTGGAGGCGGGTGTGGATAGAGTCTCTCAGAGACGTATCCCCAATTTTAAGTCTGATCACTGGGGTAATAACTTTGGCTTTGGTAGTAAAAAGCATCAATCTTAACTAA